TACGTCCTCCAGCAGCCCCCCGGTTCGTGGACGGCGATCGACTACGACGACCGCGACTGGAAGCAGGGGGAGTCGGGCTTCGGCACGCGGGGAACCCCCGGGGCCGAGATCCACACCGTCTGGGACGGCCGGAACATCTGGCTCCGCCGCGAGATCGAGGTCCCCGACGCGGCCGTTGACGCCGGCGACGACCTGCGGCTCTACATCCACCACGACGAGGACGCCGAGGTCTTCATCAACGGCGTCCGCGCGGCGAAGCTCAACGGCTACACCAGCGAGTATCGCCCGATGCGCATCAGCCCCGAAGCCCTCAAGGCCCTCAAGCCGGGCAAGAACGTCTTCGCCGTCCACTGCCGCCAGACCCAGGGCGGTCAGTACATCGATCTCGGCCTGGTGAAACTCGCCCCAGCCGAATGACCGTCGATCGCCCCCTTCATCCGTCCCATAAGGGCCTTCCCCGTTCACGGGGGAGGGTGGCCCGAAGGGCCGGATGAAGGGGGATCGGCGCCGAAAGCATCACGTCGCCAAGCTTCAGGCCGTTCTCGCGGGCGAATTCATCGCCGAGACGACGTCCTTCTCATCCTTCACCCGAACGATCGCGTCCGGCGAGCCGTCGGGCTTGATCGGGTTCCCGACGAACGAATTGTTCGCGGCGTCGAATTCGGGCGCGGTCGCCGGGACGACCGCCCCACTTCGCCCGGTGCGCCCGCTTCGCGCGACCATCTCCGCCTGCGATCGGAGCGGCCCGTCGAAAACCGCGACTGGGGGGCGACGGTCGTTTTGACAAATCGGGTTTTCGAGGAATTCCGCGCCGGTTTCGCGGCGCTGGGGCGATCGGTGTTGCGTACGGCGGTCCGAATCATCCACGCCACTTCTCATCTCCGCCGGACGCCGTCGCTTCTCTCCCTATCCCTCGCCGAGGATGGCGAGGCGCCCCGTCGGAGCGCGGCAGGAGGCCCGTCCGACGGGGCTTGAACCCTCAGAAAGGATTCAATCGCATGTCCACGAACATGGACCGTCCCGAGGCTCCCCGTTCGTCCGATTCGGCCCCGATCCGCCGCGTCCGCCGCAAGGCCCTGCCGGCCGTCGCCTCGCTGGAAGACCGCAAGCTCATGACGGGCGGCTTCGGCATGGCGATGGGACCGATGGATATGGCGAGCAACGGCCCCGCCGAGATCTCGCAGTTCTCCAACACGTCGTTCAACACCGGCGGGCCCCAGCTCTCATTCCGCGGCGACTTCGTCAACAACAGCGGCGCTTCCTCCTCCACGACCGACAGCACCGACAGCACCGCCTGGGTCAACGCCGGCGCCGCCGCCCAGCTTGGGCCGTACGCCAACCTGATCTACGCCGGCGGCGACAAGCTCTCCGGCCCGTTCGGAGCCAAGGCTCCGACAAGCGACTCGACCGACTCGTCGACCACTGACTCGACCGACGACTCGTCGACTGATACGACCGACGCCGACAAGCTCAAGGCGGCGTTCGACCAGCTTCGCAACGACACGCAGACGATCCAGGACAACTCCGAGGTCACCCCCAAGCTCCTGGCCGCGCTCCGCACGGCCCAGAACAACCTGGTGACCGCCGCGACGGGGACCGTCGACTCCGACAAGCTGACGACGTTCCAGGACGACCAGAAGACGATCGTGGACTCGGGGACGTTCACCGCCGATCAGCAGGCGACGCTGAAGGCGGACTACACAGCCGTCCTTGAGAGCGCCGGGGTCTCCGACGACGCCATCACGGCGTACTTCAGCGCCCTCGACGCCGTCAAGACGGCGAGCAACGTCTCGGCCGACAATCTGACGACCCTGGCCACCGACCAGCAGTCGGTCCAGGATCTCCTCGACGCCCAAACGCAGAACGGCAGCTCGTCGCAGGATCAGAGCCTGCCGAGCGCCCCGGGCGACCTGGGGCAGGGGATGCCCGGCGGCGGGATGGGCGGTTTCGGCGGCGGCTTCAGCGGCGGCTTCTCGATGAGCGGGCCGCAGGGCGGTGGGACCGGGTCGCAGACGGCGCCGACCAGCTCGTTCGGCGGCAGCTTCGGCGGTCAGCAGCAGACGCCGTCGTTCTCGCTGCAACAGCAACAGCAGGCCGCGCCCGCCGTCTCGTCGCAGGATGGGACCGTCGACCAGCAGGCGACTCCGGCCGCTGCACAGACCGACAGCTTCAGCGGCCAGCAGCAGGCGACCCCGGCCGTCGCCCAGCAGCAGAACGGCAGCGTCGGCGGACGTCACCGCACGATGCAGAGCCGCGGCTTCCAGACCGGCAGCGGCGGCATGGCCAACCGGATGGCCTCGATGCGGTTCAACCGCGGCAGCGGCTCCACCGGGCGCTCGGCTCGCGGCTCCTGAGTCTGAACTTGCGAACGCGACGACATCCCTCGCGGAAGGAGGCGGCTCCGAAAGGGGCCGCCTCCTTCCGTTGAAGGTCCTCAGTCGACGGCCTCATCGGGCGCGATGTGATAGATCAGCATCGGCGCCCGCTTGCGGGTGATGGCCTGGGCGATCTCGCCGCGGAGGTGGCCGGAGGCTTTGGCCAGGTGGTCCTCGACTCGGCTGACCGAGCCCCCCTCGTCGCAGGCGAGTGCGACGGAGAGACGCGAGGCGTCAGGAGCCGGCTCGACGCCCAGCACCCGCAGCCCTTGAAGCAGCGGGTCGCCGCACTCGGCCAGCACTTCGCTCAGGGTCATGGCCACCTGATGGCAAAGCTGCATCGCCTTGCGGCCCGCCGGCTCGGCCGGACCGCCTCCCCGGCCGCCCCGACGGCTCCGCGCCCCGGGAAACCTCGACCCCTCGCGAGCCTCCGCGTCGGCCGGATTCCAGTCCTCACTCCGGCGCAGGGGGAAATGACGTCCCATGGTCGTCCTCATTCCTCTGATAATCGGCAACGCGTGAAGAAGTCCTTTCGCATCCCGAAGCCGCGCGAAAGCGGCGTCGGCCGCCGTCGCCCGATCGATTGGAAGGGCGCGCGACGGGACGAAACGGGGACGGCCCGATCCTGATCTCCCGACTCACAAGCCCGCGCCCCGGCCGCGCGCAATCACGCGTCAAACGGTTCGGCGGTGCGAGAGACGGGGACGCCGAGAGGCGTCGCGACGCTCAGCGACGACTCGCGGAGGGGGTCGGAGGAATCGAGCCCGACGATTCAATAGGGCGGGGGAAATGAGACATCGTCGGCCTCCTTCGCGTGAGGAAAGGAGAGGTGGCTACGCGACCGATTCACGAGAATCGCGATCGAACGAGCAACTTCATTGTAGCCCCCCTTCACACGGCGGGCAACCTGGTCTCAGCAGGACGCGCCGACCGCCGTCAAGGTTCGCTGGGCGTCCTCAACAAGCGTTCCGCCTTCGGTCCATCACAGGCCGGCAGCGCTCCAGCAGGCCGAGTTCGGCCAGTTCTTCTTCGAGGGCCGCATTCGAGCAGTCGGCGAGGGTCTCTCGAACCTCCCTGACGAGCATTCGGACGAACAGGTCACGCGCCCGGTGCACGTCCACGCGGGCCCGGTTCGCGTCGTACACGTCGTTCAGCAGGAGGGAGAGCCGCGTCGCCAACTCGGCGTAGGAGGCGTCCGGATCCTCGACGCGCGTCCGGAGGATCGTGTGGTAGCGTTGGCCGGAATCCCCCTTGATCTGCTTCAGGGACGACCAGGCGCGGGCCATCAACTCCAGCCGCCAGCTTGTCTGGAACGCCTCGTCGTGGGCCTGGGCCCAGGGAGTCTCCGGACCGGCCGCGGGAACGTCCCCGACCAGCCCCTGCGGAGCCGATTTTCGGCGGCGATGGTGGTCCATCATCAGGTGGTAGAGCGACTGCTTGAGGAAGTCGCGGAAGCGCCCCTTGCCGGGGTCGACGTTGGCGAACGCCCCCCCCATGAATTTCACCGCGAAGTCCTGCGACAGTTCTTCGGCCGCCGCTCGGTCCCGAAGGGCGGCCTGGAGATATCGCCGCGCCGCCCCGCTGTAGCGTTCCAGCAGCGCCCTGCGCGCCGTGGCGGTCTCGTCATCCCCCGGCGTCCCTTTCACCACTCCCGGCGGGTGGGCTTGGCGCACCATCTGCCAGAGAGTGTCGATATGGCTTAGATCACTGAGGTCATTCCCGTTGGTCAAGGTTCGGCTCCCCTCGACTCGAAAGCGTCATTGGGCCTGACCGATATTATCAGGATTCGCGGAGCCGTGAAAGCGCTGAAGCCGCATCTCAACCGGCCCTTTTCAAAACGCAACATCCTCCCTAATCCGCACAGCCGAACCTCGGCCGAAAGATCGATCTGATCGGCATGATGCGCGCCATCGTCCGAAGTCGAGATTGGACAAAGTCCGATAGCTCGGTATGGTCGGGCTCCGACCGACCAACACGGTGGCGCTGACAAGGAGGTCGCCAGGTTATGCAGGACAAGGATGTCGCCGCGAAACCGCCGAGACGCATTCGACGCCTCGTTCGATGGGCCGTCGCTCTCTCGGTCTTGCTGGCCCTTGGGTTTGCGGCGATTCCCACCTTGCTCGGAACCGCTCCCGCCCGCCGCCTGATCGTGCAGAAGATCAATGACAAGCTCCGCCGAGGGCGGATTGAGCTGGGTGGTTTCGCCCCGTCGTGGAATCGCGGCGTCGTTCTGCGGAACGTCGCGCTGGTGGACCGGCAGGGGAAAACCGTGATCTCGGCGGAGACGGTCCAGTCCGACCATGGCCTGATCGGATGGATGCAGTCGCGCGGGGACCTGGGGACGATCGTCGTCGACGGGGCTACGGTCGACGTGACGCGCCGCGACGACGGGGGGATCGACCTCCTGGACGCGCTTGAAGGCTTGCTGGGGGGTGGCGATCCCCCGGCCCAGCTGGCGCAAGCCGCGCCGGCGGCCAGCGGCGGTCCGGGAATCTCGGCGAAGGTCGTCGTGAAGGGGGGCCGCCTGCGCGTCGCCAGTCCAGAACTGGCCGAGCCGATTGTCGCGAGCGCCTTCGAGGCCCAGGCGACTCTCCAGCCCGGCAAGCCGATGAATTTGGCCCTGAAGCTCCACGACGGCGAGCGGTCGCTGGACCTGCAAACCAACGGCGACGCCGCCGCTCCCACGCTGACGCTGAAGGGCGAGCAATGGCCGATCGCCGTCCATCGGGCCGGCGTGAAGGCCCGGGGCGACCTCGTCGGGAATCTGGAAGTCGCCAGCACTCAGGGCCTCTGGTCGGCCCATGGCCGGGCGGTCCTGCATCGGTTCACCGCCGAGGGTCCCGCCCTGGCAGGCGACCGCCTGGCGCTCGACTCCGTCGCGACCGACTGGGACGTTCAGCAGACGGCCGCCGGCTGGTCGGTCCGCAAACTCGACCTCAAGTCGGCGATCGCCGAGTTGACGGCTGTCGGCGACATGCCCGCGACCAGTTCCCCCACCCGGCTGACGGGCCACGTCGACCTGGCTGCGGCGTCGAAGCTCCTGCCGCACGCGATCCCGCTCCGCAAGGGGATCACGATCGAGAAGGGTCAGGCCCGCATCGAGGCCGCGACGAGCGTTCATGACGGAATTGAACGCCTGAACGTGAAGGCCGACCTCGCCGACCTGGCCGCCACGGAATCCGGCCGTCCGCTCACCTTGCAGAAGCCCGCCACCCTCTCGGCCGCGCTGGTCCGGACGGAGCGCAACGTCGCCGTGGAGTCGTTCTCGCTCAAGGCCGCGGGGATCGACGCCTCCGCGACGGGCGACCTGGAGAAGGGTCTGAAGCTGACCGGCTCGTTCGACCTGGCGGCCGTCGAAGCCCAGGCTCGCGAGCTGATCGACATGGGCGCTGTGAAGCTCGCCGGCCGCGGTCGGATGGCCGCCGACTACCGTCCCGAGAAGGGAGAATTCCGGGCGCGGTTGGCCGCCGAGATCACCGACCTGCACGTCGCCGG
This sequence is a window from Paludisphaera rhizosphaerae. Protein-coding genes within it:
- a CDS encoding ribosome-binding factor A, which gives rise to MGRHFPLRRSEDWNPADAEAREGSRFPGARSRRGGRGGGPAEPAGRKAMQLCHQVAMTLSEVLAECGDPLLQGLRVLGVEPAPDASRLSVALACDEGGSVSRVEDHLAKASGHLRGEIAQAITRKRAPMLIYHIAPDEAVD
- a CDS encoding RNA polymerase sigma factor; this translates as MTNGNDLSDLSHIDTLWQMVRQAHPPGVVKGTPGDDETATARRALLERYSGAARRYLQAALRDRAAAEELSQDFAVKFMGGAFANVDPGKGRFRDFLKQSLYHLMMDHHRRRKSAPQGLVGDVPAAGPETPWAQAHDEAFQTSWRLELMARAWSSLKQIKGDSGQRYHTILRTRVEDPDASYAELATRLSLLLNDVYDANRARVDVHRARDLFVRMLVREVRETLADCSNAALEEELAELGLLERCRPVMDRRRNAC